From the Papaver somniferum cultivar HN1 chromosome 2, ASM357369v1, whole genome shotgun sequence genome, the window AAGAAGGATGAGGAGCGTGAAGAACAAGAGCGCTTGCTGGTGAATTTACTATTTAGTTTATTTATTGGCTTCTCTGATTTGAATATGTTTTTTTCTTGTTAAAGTAACTGGGGTTGGTTATTTAGGAAGAAGAGGCCAAGGCTCGGAAGGCCAAGGAAGAGGAAGCTGCTGCTCTAGAGTTCGAAAAGTGGAAAGACGCATTTTCTGTTGATGCTGAAGGTACAACCGAGAGTGAAGTTCAAGACGGGAGCCAGGGTCTGCTTTTCGATTTTGTCGAATACATCAAGGTATTCTTCCATCTGCACAGGCCTTTAGCTCCCGCTTGTATTTCCAATATTACAGTTAGTTCAGCTATTACAAAATACTCGATTTCCATGACAAATCTTCCCACTCCTAGCTCTTTTGCATGATTTTTACAGACAAAAATCAGATCGTTCTTGAATAACATCTCTTTACAATTTAGTTTTGTATCTACGCTTTATCTTTGTAAGCTACTTAACAATCTAGATTGTCATGTCATGTATTGGATTTTGCTAATGACATCCTTCAAATAATGGGTAAAAATGATTACAAAGTTAAAGATATATGATTACTAGGTGATAAAGGGAATGGACAGAAGTTCTGTGCTAACTGTTTTGATTTAACAAATGCAGAAACACAAATGTGTCCAGTTAGAAGATCTTGCTGCAGAGTTCAAGCTAAGGACTCAGGTATTCCTTGTGTCCATAGTCTCTTTTTTACATTATTCTGAAGAAGCAAAAACGAACCAGTTTATTTATTGAGGAAATTCAGAAAGGCACATATGAGGTGCGACCTGTGTATACCGCGTTAAAAATGCACATATGAAGTGCGACCTGTGTATACCGCTCTTAACAGgatcaaaaattggtttcatcttctTGGCTTCTGACGATCCGTTAAGAGGAAAATGTATGCCTGTATGAAGTGGTTCTGAAGATCGTGAACAAAATGTTAGACAGCCAGTTGCATATTAAAATTTGTGTTACAGGAGAATCTAACAAGATTTCGTGTGTAATGGATAGATCTGATTACTGCATTCAGTGTTCAATAAGTCATTGCTGGATTTGTATGACTAGTTTCCACGTTAAACTAGTGATTTTCTTTTACTTAACTTGTCATTTCCTAGCAGTGTTCTAAAATTCATATATTCGGTTGAAAAAACATAACGATTATATTTCCGTTTGCTGATGGCCCTAATCTTTAGAATCTCTGTTTGATGCAGGATTGCATCAATCGCATTGCCTCACTGGAGAGTATGGGTATGTAGTGTTAACTTGATCAATCTTCTATTTGTTGTATGTCGGATTATGAACATTTGATGATTCTGTGTATCATGTCTGATGTGCAATATTGTGTTTGTTTATTAGGGAGATTATCCGGGGTTATGGATGATAGAGGCAAATACATATACATTGCGGAGGAAGAAATGAGAGCAGTTGCTGACTACATCAGGCGGCAGGGGAGGGTCAGCATCTCACATTTAGCCAGCAAGTCTAATCAGTTCATAGATTTGGAGCCCAAAGCACAGTTTGTGGAAGAGGAACTCCACAACCCAGAAGGGATTACTGTTGCTTAACTATGTTTATACTTCTAACATATTAACCCAGTtaaaaacctaatacaaaattttgttattTATCTGTACCTTGTATTTCGTCTTCAACAGTTTTTTACTTTGTTGAATAGATTGTTGTGCCGTGTATGATTATTGCTAGTTTAAAACAGAAGAACTTTTGGAGTGTTAGTAGGTGCTGTGCTAACTTGCTTTGTACCAAAAACAGCAAGCATCAAGATAATAATGGTTCTACTATCAAGCAGATTTATTTTGTTTAAGAAAACGGCCAAATTGGACCTTGCCTTTTGTTGAGCTGGTATGGAAATGGAGCTCTGCGATGCAAACTTGCAATGCTTCTCTTAGCGGATAGACCATAGGAAGCTGTGGTTCATAGGGTATGCTAATATGATGACGCCTAAAAGGAAGCAATTCTCTGTAATGTTGAAGAAATGATGAATACAGCTTTCTCTGTAATCTGTATTTCTTTCAATTGAATCTTGCAAAGTTTACAAACAACAATGAATTGAAATTGATATtgataaataaaaatacaaactTACAACACAAGGTTTTGAATATACAAACACATCGAACAAGAATGAACATATTTCACATACAACTTCCTCCGCTGAAAATATTTGCTGTCAAAGGGAGGATACTGCTCTCTATAAGCTTCCACTGAGCTGAACTCTTTTACATGTAAGTAACCATTATTCTTTTGTCCAATACATTCTTTTTTTTATCATCGGACGTCCCACCATTATTCTGATTTTTTAGGAGGCAAAATTTTTGATACATATCGTGTTTGGGTCAACTCAAGGTTCTAAGCAGTTTTGACCTGAAGTAAATT encodes:
- the LOC113348644 gene encoding DDRGK domain-containing protein 1-like translates to MDELLVAILSVVFVLGLIPLFLWRRRQSDDGQQHQHEEEDQVPQREFAVRQPGPRRMRRRPAAGASTSSATAEENIDGSDEDVDEGAKALKKKDKKRQEREAQRQADEAARESRNTKQDRYAEMRRKKDEEREEQERLLEEEAKARKAKEEEAAALEFEKWKDAFSVDAEGTTESEVQDGSQGLLFDFVEYIKKHKCVQLEDLAAEFKLRTQDCINRIASLESMGRLSGVMDDRGKYIYIAEEEMRAVADYIRRQGRVSISHLASKSNQFIDLEPKAQFVEEELHNPEGITVA